One part of the Dioscorea cayenensis subsp. rotundata cultivar TDr96_F1 chromosome 2, TDr96_F1_v2_PseudoChromosome.rev07_lg8_w22 25.fasta, whole genome shotgun sequence genome encodes these proteins:
- the LOC120277526 gene encoding F-box/LRR-repeat protein At3g48880, producing MAEVKSTSKRWEEMETDVLVKIFKELNMIELSPVSQVCHSWRLACSDIWLWHTFDLGLLKSNFIQTRASPYIWVDDRSDRRLTRVLKTAMALSRGNITCLIFHFDLYMKDDHLSYISERCPHLKRLVLPAWNRITKNGICQAIQRWQELESLTMPWIAHPPYIMEEISRNCKNFTQLKVMGSFDMNFALAIAANIPKLKVLSVRCSMLMKEALLYILDVMEDLEVLNISHCFLLEGRSTTFPGSRMVKELEESILCKTSRLREFLYCQSSSCITCQRMILDEGLMRWWKYEDWFWRLDEVNCLALEGYGKLFDQSSVNIALRD from the exons ATGGCAGAAGTTAAATCTACATCTAAACGGTGGGAGGAGATGGAAACTGATGTGCTAGTAAAGATTTTCAAGGAATTGAACATGATCGAACTTTCCCCTGTTTCTCAAGTTTGTCATTCGTGGCGCCTGGCTTGTTCTGATATTTGGCTATGGCATACTTTTGATCTGGGCCTTctgaaatcaaattttattcaaaCTAGAGCATCACCATATATTTGGGTGGATGATAGGTCTGACAGGAGGTTGACTCGAGTATTAAAAACTGCAATGGCCCTTAGTCGTGGAAATATCACTTGCTTGATATTCCACTTCGATTTGTACATGAAAGATGATCACCTTAGCTACATCTCTGAAAG GTGCCCTCATCTCAAGAGACTAGTTTTGCCAGCTTGGAATCGCATTACAAAGAATGGAATCTGCCAAGCTATCCAAAGATGGCAAGAGCTGGAATCTCTGACAATGCCTTGGATTGCTCATCCCCCATATATCATGGAGGAAATAAGCAGGAATTGCAAGAACTTTACCCAACTGAAGGTCATGGGTTCCTTTGACATGAATTTTGCATTAGCAATAGCAGCTAATATCCCAAAACTGAAAGTCTTAAGTGTGAGGTGCTCTATGCTGATGAAGGAGGCTCTACTGTATATTTTGGATGTCATGGAGGATCTAGAGGTGCTTAACATCTCACACTGTTTCCTGCTTGAAGGTCGATCAACTACATTTCCAGGATCGAGGATGGTCAAGGAACTCGAGGAATCCATTCTTTGCAAAACCTCCCGGTTGCGTGAATTCTTGTACTGCCAGAGCAGCTCATGCATTACATGTCAGAGGATGATTTTAGATGAAGGTCTGATGAGATGGTGGAAGTACGAGGACTGGTTCTGGCGCTTGGACGAGGTAAACTGCCTTGCTCTGGAAGGCTATGGCAAGTTGTTTGATCAAAGCTCTGTGAATATAGCATTGCGAGACTGA
- the LOC120274915 gene encoding short-chain dehydrogenase TIC 32, chloroplastic-like — protein MLLCFINLVCSHPYAGASSGIGVETSRVLALRGVHVIMGVRNMSAGNAVKEAILSKIPTAKVDVMELDLSSNASVRKFAADFNSAGLPLNILINNAGIGFVPFELSQDGIELIFATNHIGPFLLTELLLDKMKATAHKSNIEGRIINVASDSYKYTYRGGIRFDKINDKSGYNSFYSYGQSKLANILHANQLSSILKEQGANVTVNSLHPGPIVTNIHRHSPILNGIVTTLGKYVLKNVQQGAATTCYAALHPQVQGVTGKYFVDSNVAELKSHAADPEMGKKLWELNLNMI, from the exons atgCTTTTGTGTTTCATTAATTTGGTCTGTTCTCATCCTTATGCAGGAGCGTCGAGTGGTATTGGTGTTGAAACTTCACGGGTACTTGCATTGCGTGGTGTCCATGTGATTATGGGTGTCAGGAATATGTCTGCTGGTAATGCTGTTAAAGAAGCTATATTGAGCAAAATCCCTACCGCCAAAGTGGATGTCATGGAGTTGGACCTCAGCTCAAATGCATCGGTCAGAAAGTTTGCAGCAGATTTCAATTCAGCAGGCCTgccattgaatattctcat AAACAATGCGGGAATCGGTTTTGTTCCATTCGAGCTTTCTCAAGATGGCATAGAGCTGATTTTTGCCACAAACCATATTG GTCCTTTTCTTTTAACAGAGCTTTTGTTGGACAAAATGAAAGCCACAGCCcacaaaagtaacatagaaGGAAGAATTATAAATGTTGCTTCTGATTCATACAAGTACACATATCGAGGAGGAATTCGTTTTgacaaaattaatgataaatcagg GTACAATTCTTTCTATAGTTATGGTCAATCAAAGCTTGCAAACATATTGCATGCAAACCAGCTCTCTAGCATTTTGAAG GAGCAAggtgcaaatgtgactgtcaaCTCACTTCACCCAGGACCAATTGTAACTAATATTCATCGGCATTCTCCTATATTGAATG GTATTGTCACTACACTTGGCAAGTATGTGTTGAAAAATGTTCAGCAG GGAGCTGCGACGACATGTTATGCCGCACTGCATCCTCAAGTTCAGGGAGTCACTGGGAAATATTTTGTGGACTCAAATGTTGCTGAACTAAAATCTCATGCCGCAGATCCAGAAATGGGGAAGAAGCTTTGGGAACTCAacttgaatatgatttga